One Vespa crabro chromosome 9, iyVesCrab1.2, whole genome shotgun sequence genomic region harbors:
- the LOC124426413 gene encoding zinc finger MYM-type protein 3 isoform X1, translated as MDSNIDITSAQTSNILSPVQNDTSLQTNNENEDSIEKSICETLKPDQINLVNEENVSENIQSDKIICDKDIIVDTTKSNVKNTETRETANDSNVCTDEISKECNIKIQESTSQIIDKHTDQSLINKENNSIATPDVNILNEISNEQLETINLINEHNVNDPKETILQNTNPKNIEDCSPQEESVNNADVTDTIKQESIIDMNNTQSFTNDTDTKSKNSDVHEDIDISNIDQGTSDKNVSVPENTEFVQFSQDKHGDSQIENQSMDAEDPFAGDNLTSETVEQMETDSPTETSIDFSKLCEQGDILQNIVHTRDIDFNTKLNNSEKVNSLQEDERDKISLDNEHNSTASKECSESIPNKSHSSVTIKAENKNTLSEEDILITNTTESINRCNKHVKKDAGGVTPMETEEEQSDILPGQDDELCIIPDSMKMIIPEKVMEKKNNDKSKSTLDEVVIQEEGQKSITESVENTTVNHQERTKADNNTNKEQIQSTQEQHTNVEKDVLITTDVINLDDESKNSEIEEISSKEMCKQCNEERSCKIKVKIGVDSFNVCSKTCKTLFKAANNRATDIPSDTVNSKRDKRCANCLLIIESNDEKNLSWETMEFCNEECLGKFQNKYGSYCRNCNGSVQAVSLGKYCVRFGYDVRQFCCSTCLEEFKKGLKVCSYCQKDISSGTEGFLAPVGDKGQFKDFCTQNCMEKYSKMSSTDLPNIEKKSCSVCQEEKLVHCEVQLDRANPVVICSEPCFAAFKFVNKVDPDQCSTCKQFFELQNKKSFVIFYENEAHTFCTKTCLNIFIITNRKIVPCNWCKVKKYNFDMIKKELKNGQIMMMCSLNCLTLYQVSINAVSAKRINCDFCKEFSQAQYHLTMSDATIRNFCSYNCVMNFQSQYTKSPITIPSSDDPVPTGMPKRTMPQRTTNQNTSKVNEIQNKKNMPVISSVTSLATIGNGQASPSATQNNVNTTVQNQVPQIIYKQQIITRPPSPTNIHNKITQCKPLMHTKGVSVRPHPCTKSTQTEETQQMVIPIPVPIYVPYPVHMFSMPFPIPLPFPLPIPVPVFIPTTRNSTKGIFKDIKRIQEKIPADPFEAELLMMAEMVATEKKTNETDSDSAEDRDDDGGDHDNAHSDNFSPDGVDSNNTFGDMLQMALKMATGELDEPAVDLEAALTSNTITATQTPAQSEAPIDNDVQIERSITARGRKRVVPYKSRSTPNKKSRRVSATNDMPLMPPPEPQPPPQPRILEPIEKPDANMALKYTFGVNAWRQWVVAKNAELEKQSTPLRKMKLFKTDLLQLTADELNYSLCLFVKEVRKPNGAEYAPDTIYYLCLGIQQYLFENNRIDNIFTDSYYEKFTDCLNEVAKKFSVLYNDTQYIVTRVEEEHLWECKQLGAHSPHVLLSTLMFFNTKHFNLVTVEEHMQLSFSHIMKHWKRNPAAQPATVAGKVPGSRNVLLRFYPPQSALEANSRKKKVYEQQENEENPLRCPVKLYEFYLSKCPESVKTRNDVFYLLPERSCVPDSPVWYSTSPLAKEHLVKMLYRVKMVKEINVALLTS; from the exons ATGGATTCAAATATTGACATAACATCAGCTCAAACATCTAACATATTATCTCCAGTACAAAATGATACGAGTTTACaaacaaataatgaaaatgaagattCTATAGAAAAATCTATATGTGAAACTCTAAAACCTGATCAAATAAATCttgtaaatgaagaaaatgttAGTGAAAATATTCAGtcagataaaattatttgcgaTAAGGATATAATTGTTGATACTACGAAATCAAATGTCAAAAATACAGAGACAAGAGAAACTGCAAATGATTCAAATGTATGTACGgatgaaatttcaaaagaatgtaatataaaaatacaggAATCCACTTCacaaattattgataaacatACGGATCAGTctcttataaataaagaaaataacagtaTAGCAACTCCTGAtgtcaatattttaaatgaaatttcaaatgaaCAATTAGaaactataaatttaataaatgaacataatgttaatgatccaaaagaaacaatattacaaaatactaATCCAAAGAACATCGAGGATTGCTCTCCACAAGAAGAAAGTGTAAACAATGCAGATGTAACCGATACAATTAAGCAAGAATCTATAATAGACATGAATAATACACAATCATTTACAAATGACACAGatacaaaaagtaaaaactCAGATGTACATGAAGATATTGATATATCAAACATAGATCAGGGAACATctgataaaaatgtttctgTACCAGAAAATACTGAGTTTGTACAATTCTCGCAAGACAAACATGGTGATTCTCAAATTGAAAATCAATCTATGGACGCTGAAGATCCTTTCGCTGGAGACAATCTGACCTCTGAAACTGTTGAACAAATGGAAACAGATAGTCCTACAGAAACAAGTATTGATTTTTCAAAGCTATGTGAACAAGGTGATATTCTTCAGAATATTGTTCATACAAGagatattgattttaatacaAAGTTAAATAATAGTGAAAAAGTGAATTCATTACAAGAGGATGAAAGAGATAAGATTTCTCTTGATAATGAACATAATTCAACTGCTTCAAAAGAATGTTCTGAATCTATACCAAATAAGTCACATTCATCTGTAACAATCAAggcagaaaataaaaatactctTTCAGAAGAAGATATATTGATAACAAATACTACAGAATCTATTAATAGGTGTAATAAACATGTAAAAAAGGATGCAGGAGGTGTAACACCAAtggaaacagaagaagaacaaTCTGATATATTACCTGGGCAGGATGATGAATTGTGTATTATTCCAGATagtatgaaaatgataataccaGAAAAagtaatggaaaagaaaaataatgataaaagtaaatcTACATTGGATGAAGTTGTTATTCAAGAAGAGGgacaaaaatcaattactgAAAGCGTTGAAAATACTACAGTAAATCATCAAGAAAGAACTAAAGCAgacaataatactaacaaagaGCAGATACAAAGTACGCAAGAACAGCATACAAATGTGGAGAAAGATGTGCTGATAACTACTGATGTTATAAATCTTGACGATGAATCTAAAAATTCTGAAATTGAAGAAATTTCATCAAAAGAAATGTGTAAACAGTGCAATGAAGAAAGATCATGTAAAATTAAAGTAAAGATAGGTGTTGATAGTTTCAATGTATGTTCTAAAACATgtaaaacattatttaaaGCTGCTAATAATAGAGCAACGGACATACCAAGTGATACAGTTAATTCAAAAAGAGATAAACGCTGTGcgaattgtttattaattattgaatcaaatgatgaaaaaaatctttcatgGGAAACAATGGAATTTTGTAATGAAGAGTGTTTaggaaaatttcaaaataaatatggaAGCTATTGTAGGAATTGCAATGGTTCCGTTCAAGCAGTAAGTTTAGGAAAATATTGTGTACGTTTTGGTTATGATGTCAGACAATTTTGTTGCTCTACGTGTTTAGAAGAGTTTAAAAAAGGTTTAAAAGTATGTAGTTACTGTCAAAAAGATATAAGTTCAGGTACCGAAGGTTTTTTAGCTCCTGTTGGTGACAAAGGGCAATTTAAAGATTTTTGTACCCAAAACTGTatggaaaaatattcaaaaatgaGTTCTACTGATCTTccaaatatagaaaaaaaatcttgtagTGTCTGTCAAGAG GAGAAACTTGTACATTGTGAAGTCCAATTAGATAGAGCTAATCCAGTAGTTATATGTAGTGAGCCATGTTTTGCAGCATTTAAGTTTGTAAACAAAGTTGATCCAGACCAATGCTCTACTTGCAAACAATTTTTTGAAttacaaaataagaaaagttttgttatcttttatgAAAATGAAGCCCATACGTTTTGTACTAAGAcatgtttaaatatatttataattacaaataggAAAATAGTACCTTGTAATTGGtgcaaagtaaaaaaatataattttgatatgattaaaaaggaattaaaaaatggACAAATAATGATGATGTGTAGTTTAAATTGTTTAACATTATATCAG GTATCTATTAATGCAGTATCAGCCAAACGTATAAATTGTGACTTCTGCAAAGAATTTTCTCAAGCACAATATCATTTAACGATGTCAGACGCAACAATACGCAATTTTTGTTCATATAATTGTGTGATGAATTTTCAATCTCAGTATACAAAATcaccaataacaataccatCGAGTGATGATCCTGTACCAACAGGAATGCCAAAACGAACAATGCCACAAAGAACTACAAATCAGAATACATcaaaagtaaatgaaatacaaaataaaaaaaatatgcctGTTATATCTTCAGTAACAAGTTTAGCCACTATAGGAAATGGACAAGCTAGTCCATCTGCTACACAAAATAACGTGAATACTACAGTTCAAAATCAAGTGCCACAGATCATTTATAAGCAACAGATTATCACAAGACCACCTAGCCCaacaaatattcataataaaattactcaATGTAAACCCTTAATGCATACGAAGGGCGTTTCTGTACGTCCACATCCATGTACTAAATCGACACAAACAGAAGAAACTCAACAGATGGTAATTCCGATACCGGTACCAATTTATGTTCCATATCCTGTACATATGTTTAGTATGCCTTTTCCAATACCATTACCTTTCCCATTACCTATACCTGTCCCTGTTTTTATACCTACAACAAGAAATAGTACTAAAGGAATTTTTAAAGACATTAAAAGGATACAAGAAAAGATACCTGCTGATCCTTTTGAAGCCGAACTTCTTATGATGGCTGAAATGGTAgctacagaaaaaaaaactaatgaGACTGATTCTGATTCAGCAGAAGatag GGATGATGATGGAGGTGATCATGATAATGCACATAGTGACAACTTTAGTCCAGATGGTGTTGATTCTAATAATACTTTCGGTGATATGTTACAAATGGCATTAAAAATGGCTACTGGAGAATTGGATGAACCAGCGGTTGATTTAGAAGCTGCTTTAACATCAAATACAATAACAGCAACTCAAACTCCAGCACAATCTGAAGCACCTATAGATAACGATG TTCAGATAGAACGTTCAATAACTGCACGTGGAAGAAAACGAGTAGTTCCATACAAATCTCGATCTActccaaataaaaaaagtagacGCGTTTCTGCTACTAATGATATGCCACTCATGCCTCCTCCAGAACCTCAGCCACCACCTCAACCAAGAATTTTGGAACCTATTGAAAAGCCAGATGCCAATATGGctttaaaatatacatttggAGTTAACGCTTGGCGACAATGG GTAGTAGCGAAAAATGCAGAATTAGAAAAACAAAGTACACCATtaaggaaaatgaaattatttaaaacagaTCTTTTACAACTTACAGCAGATGAATTGAATTATTCATTGTGTCTTTTTgtaaaagaagtaagaaaacCAAATGGTGCTGAATATGCTCCTGATACAATATATTACCTTTGTTTgg gaatacaacaatatttatttgagaataatagaatagataatattttcacagattcatattatgaaaaatttacaGACTGTCTAAATGAGGTCGCAAAAAAATTTTCTGTTCTTTATAATGATACAC AATATATTGTAACAAGAGTAGAGGAAGAACATCTGTGGGAATGTAAACAATTAGGTGCTCATTCACCACATGTACTTTTAAGTACACTTATGTTTTTCAATACAAAACATTTTAATCTTGTG ACTGTAGAAGAACATATGCAATTATCATTCTCTCATATTATGAAACATTGGAAACGAAATCCAGCAGCACAGCCTGCAACAGTTGCTGGAAAAGTTCCAGGTTCAAGGAATGTACTTTTAAGATTTTATCCACCACAGTCAGCTCTtg AAGCTAATTCACGTAAGAAGAAAGTTTACGAACaacaagaaaatgaagaaaatccTTTGAGGTGTCCTGTCAAAttgtatgaattttatttatcaaagtg CCCAGAAAGTGTTAAAACACGCAATGATGTATTCTATTTATTGCCAGAAAGAAGTTGTGTACCCGATAGTCCAGTATGGTATTCGACATCACCACTTGCCAAGGAACATTtggtaaaaatgttatatcgtGTTAAAATggttaaagaaattaatgtaGCTTTATTGACTAGTTAG
- the LOC124426413 gene encoding zinc finger MYM-type protein 3 isoform X3, protein MDSNIDITSAQTSNILSPVQNDTSLQTNNENEDSIEKSICETLKPDQINLVNEENVSENIQSDKIICDKDIIVDTTKSNVKNTETRETANDSNVCTDEISKECNIKIQESTSQIIDKHTDQSLINKENNSIATPDVNILNEISNEQLETINLINEHNVNDPKETILQNTNPKNIEDCSPQEESVNNADVTDTIKQESIIDMNNTQSFTNDTDTKSKNSDVHEDIDISNIDQGTSDKNVSVPENTEFVQFSQDKHGDSQIENQSMDAEDPFAGDNLTSETVEQMETDSPTETSIDFSKLCEQGDILQNIVHTRDIDFNTKLNNSEKVNSLQEDERDKISLDNEHNSTASKECSESIPNKSHSSVTIKAENKNTLSEEDILITNTTESINRCNKHVKKDAGGVTPMETEEEQSDILPGQDDELCIIPDSMKMIIPEKVMEKKNNDKSKSTLDEVVIQEEGQKSITESVENTTVNHQERTKADNNTNKEQIQSTQEQHTNVEKDVLITTDVINLDDESKNSEIEEISSKEMCKQCNEERSCKIKVKIGVDSFNVCSKTCKTLFKAANNRATDIPSDTVNSKRDKRCANCLLIIESNDEKNLSWETMEFCNEECLGKFQNKYGSYCRNCNGSVQAVSLGKYCVRFGYDVRQFCCSTCLEEFKKGLKVCSYCQKDISSGTEGFLAPVGDKGQFKDFCTQNCMEKYSKMSSTDLPNIEKKSCSVCQEEKLVHCEVQLDRANPVVICSEPCFAAFKFVNKVDPDQCSTCKQFFELQNKKSFVIFYENEAHTFCTKTCLNIFIITNRKIVPCNWCKVKKYNFDMIKKELKNGQIMMMCSLNCLTLYQVSINAVSAKRINCDFCKEFSQAQYHLTMSDATIRNFCSYNCVMNFQSQYTKSPITIPSSDDPVPTGMPKRTMPQRTTNQNTSKVNEIQNKKNMPVISSVTSLATIGNGQASPSATQNNVNTTVQNQVPQIIYKQQIITRPPSPTNIHNKITQCKPLMHTKGVSVRPHPCTKSTQTEETQQMVIPIPVPIYVPYPVHMFSMPFPIPLPFPLPIPVPVFIPTTRNSTKGIFKDIKRIQEKIPADPFEAELLMMAEMVATEKKTNETDSDSAEDRDDDGGDHDNAHSDNFSPDGVDSNNTFGDMLQMALKMATGELDEPAVDLEAALTSNTITATQTPAQSEAPIDNDVQIERSITARGRKRVVPYKSRSTPNKKSRRVSATNDMPLMPPPEPQPPPQPRILEPIEKPDANMALKYTFGVNAWRQWVVAKNAELEKQSTPLRKMKLFKTDLLQLTADELNYSLCLFVKEVRKPNGAEYAPDTIYYLCLGIQQYLFENNRIDNIFTDSYYEKFTDCLNEVAKKFSVLYNDTQYIVTRVEEEHLWECKQLGAHSPHVLLSTLMFFNTKHFNLVTVEEHMQLSFSHIMKHWKRNPAAQPATVAGKVPGSRNVLLRFYPPQSALDLFHQGFIVDFM, encoded by the exons ATGGATTCAAATATTGACATAACATCAGCTCAAACATCTAACATATTATCTCCAGTACAAAATGATACGAGTTTACaaacaaataatgaaaatgaagattCTATAGAAAAATCTATATGTGAAACTCTAAAACCTGATCAAATAAATCttgtaaatgaagaaaatgttAGTGAAAATATTCAGtcagataaaattatttgcgaTAAGGATATAATTGTTGATACTACGAAATCAAATGTCAAAAATACAGAGACAAGAGAAACTGCAAATGATTCAAATGTATGTACGgatgaaatttcaaaagaatgtaatataaaaatacaggAATCCACTTCacaaattattgataaacatACGGATCAGTctcttataaataaagaaaataacagtaTAGCAACTCCTGAtgtcaatattttaaatgaaatttcaaatgaaCAATTAGaaactataaatttaataaatgaacataatgttaatgatccaaaagaaacaatattacaaaatactaATCCAAAGAACATCGAGGATTGCTCTCCACAAGAAGAAAGTGTAAACAATGCAGATGTAACCGATACAATTAAGCAAGAATCTATAATAGACATGAATAATACACAATCATTTACAAATGACACAGatacaaaaagtaaaaactCAGATGTACATGAAGATATTGATATATCAAACATAGATCAGGGAACATctgataaaaatgtttctgTACCAGAAAATACTGAGTTTGTACAATTCTCGCAAGACAAACATGGTGATTCTCAAATTGAAAATCAATCTATGGACGCTGAAGATCCTTTCGCTGGAGACAATCTGACCTCTGAAACTGTTGAACAAATGGAAACAGATAGTCCTACAGAAACAAGTATTGATTTTTCAAAGCTATGTGAACAAGGTGATATTCTTCAGAATATTGTTCATACAAGagatattgattttaatacaAAGTTAAATAATAGTGAAAAAGTGAATTCATTACAAGAGGATGAAAGAGATAAGATTTCTCTTGATAATGAACATAATTCAACTGCTTCAAAAGAATGTTCTGAATCTATACCAAATAAGTCACATTCATCTGTAACAATCAAggcagaaaataaaaatactctTTCAGAAGAAGATATATTGATAACAAATACTACAGAATCTATTAATAGGTGTAATAAACATGTAAAAAAGGATGCAGGAGGTGTAACACCAAtggaaacagaagaagaacaaTCTGATATATTACCTGGGCAGGATGATGAATTGTGTATTATTCCAGATagtatgaaaatgataataccaGAAAAagtaatggaaaagaaaaataatgataaaagtaaatcTACATTGGATGAAGTTGTTATTCAAGAAGAGGgacaaaaatcaattactgAAAGCGTTGAAAATACTACAGTAAATCATCAAGAAAGAACTAAAGCAgacaataatactaacaaagaGCAGATACAAAGTACGCAAGAACAGCATACAAATGTGGAGAAAGATGTGCTGATAACTACTGATGTTATAAATCTTGACGATGAATCTAAAAATTCTGAAATTGAAGAAATTTCATCAAAAGAAATGTGTAAACAGTGCAATGAAGAAAGATCATGTAAAATTAAAGTAAAGATAGGTGTTGATAGTTTCAATGTATGTTCTAAAACATgtaaaacattatttaaaGCTGCTAATAATAGAGCAACGGACATACCAAGTGATACAGTTAATTCAAAAAGAGATAAACGCTGTGcgaattgtttattaattattgaatcaaatgatgaaaaaaatctttcatgGGAAACAATGGAATTTTGTAATGAAGAGTGTTTaggaaaatttcaaaataaatatggaAGCTATTGTAGGAATTGCAATGGTTCCGTTCAAGCAGTAAGTTTAGGAAAATATTGTGTACGTTTTGGTTATGATGTCAGACAATTTTGTTGCTCTACGTGTTTAGAAGAGTTTAAAAAAGGTTTAAAAGTATGTAGTTACTGTCAAAAAGATATAAGTTCAGGTACCGAAGGTTTTTTAGCTCCTGTTGGTGACAAAGGGCAATTTAAAGATTTTTGTACCCAAAACTGTatggaaaaatattcaaaaatgaGTTCTACTGATCTTccaaatatagaaaaaaaatcttgtagTGTCTGTCAAGAG GAGAAACTTGTACATTGTGAAGTCCAATTAGATAGAGCTAATCCAGTAGTTATATGTAGTGAGCCATGTTTTGCAGCATTTAAGTTTGTAAACAAAGTTGATCCAGACCAATGCTCTACTTGCAAACAATTTTTTGAAttacaaaataagaaaagttttgttatcttttatgAAAATGAAGCCCATACGTTTTGTACTAAGAcatgtttaaatatatttataattacaaataggAAAATAGTACCTTGTAATTGGtgcaaagtaaaaaaatataattttgatatgattaaaaaggaattaaaaaatggACAAATAATGATGATGTGTAGTTTAAATTGTTTAACATTATATCAG GTATCTATTAATGCAGTATCAGCCAAACGTATAAATTGTGACTTCTGCAAAGAATTTTCTCAAGCACAATATCATTTAACGATGTCAGACGCAACAATACGCAATTTTTGTTCATATAATTGTGTGATGAATTTTCAATCTCAGTATACAAAATcaccaataacaataccatCGAGTGATGATCCTGTACCAACAGGAATGCCAAAACGAACAATGCCACAAAGAACTACAAATCAGAATACATcaaaagtaaatgaaatacaaaataaaaaaaatatgcctGTTATATCTTCAGTAACAAGTTTAGCCACTATAGGAAATGGACAAGCTAGTCCATCTGCTACACAAAATAACGTGAATACTACAGTTCAAAATCAAGTGCCACAGATCATTTATAAGCAACAGATTATCACAAGACCACCTAGCCCaacaaatattcataataaaattactcaATGTAAACCCTTAATGCATACGAAGGGCGTTTCTGTACGTCCACATCCATGTACTAAATCGACACAAACAGAAGAAACTCAACAGATGGTAATTCCGATACCGGTACCAATTTATGTTCCATATCCTGTACATATGTTTAGTATGCCTTTTCCAATACCATTACCTTTCCCATTACCTATACCTGTCCCTGTTTTTATACCTACAACAAGAAATAGTACTAAAGGAATTTTTAAAGACATTAAAAGGATACAAGAAAAGATACCTGCTGATCCTTTTGAAGCCGAACTTCTTATGATGGCTGAAATGGTAgctacagaaaaaaaaactaatgaGACTGATTCTGATTCAGCAGAAGatag GGATGATGATGGAGGTGATCATGATAATGCACATAGTGACAACTTTAGTCCAGATGGTGTTGATTCTAATAATACTTTCGGTGATATGTTACAAATGGCATTAAAAATGGCTACTGGAGAATTGGATGAACCAGCGGTTGATTTAGAAGCTGCTTTAACATCAAATACAATAACAGCAACTCAAACTCCAGCACAATCTGAAGCACCTATAGATAACGATG TTCAGATAGAACGTTCAATAACTGCACGTGGAAGAAAACGAGTAGTTCCATACAAATCTCGATCTActccaaataaaaaaagtagacGCGTTTCTGCTACTAATGATATGCCACTCATGCCTCCTCCAGAACCTCAGCCACCACCTCAACCAAGAATTTTGGAACCTATTGAAAAGCCAGATGCCAATATGGctttaaaatatacatttggAGTTAACGCTTGGCGACAATGG GTAGTAGCGAAAAATGCAGAATTAGAAAAACAAAGTACACCATtaaggaaaatgaaattatttaaaacagaTCTTTTACAACTTACAGCAGATGAATTGAATTATTCATTGTGTCTTTTTgtaaaagaagtaagaaaacCAAATGGTGCTGAATATGCTCCTGATACAATATATTACCTTTGTTTgg gaatacaacaatatttatttgagaataatagaatagataatattttcacagattcatattatgaaaaatttacaGACTGTCTAAATGAGGTCGCAAAAAAATTTTCTGTTCTTTATAATGATACAC AATATATTGTAACAAGAGTAGAGGAAGAACATCTGTGGGAATGTAAACAATTAGGTGCTCATTCACCACATGTACTTTTAAGTACACTTATGTTTTTCAATACAAAACATTTTAATCTTGTG ACTGTAGAAGAACATATGCAATTATCATTCTCTCATATTATGAAACATTGGAAACGAAATCCAGCAGCACAGCCTGCAACAGTTGCTGGAAAAGTTCCAGGTTCAAGGAATGTACTTTTAAGATTTTATCCACCACAGTCAGCTCTtg ATTTGTTTCATCAGGGATTCATTGTAgattttatgtaa